A genome region from Crossiella equi includes the following:
- a CDS encoding alpha,alpha-trehalose-phosphate synthase (UDP-forming), with translation MAATADFIVIANRLPVDLERLDDGTERWKRSPGGLVSSLEPFLRTRSGAWVGWPGVPDAQVEPFEETGVQLHPVTLSAAEVRDYYEGFSNGTLWPLYHDVVAPPAYHRKWWDAYVKVNQRFADATAKIAAEGGTVWVQDYQLQLVPAMLREQRPDLKIGFFLHIPFPPVELFMQMPWRGEIIRGLLGADLVGFHRPGGAQNFLWLARRLLGLEPTRGAVGVRTRPGLVPVGDRLVRVGAFPISIDSAGLDTLARSKEVQARAAEIRRELGNPKKILLGVDRLDYTKGIDVRLRALHELLAEERINSQDVTMIQLATPSRERVEHYQQMREDIERGVGRINGEFARVGHPAVHYLHQSVDRKELAAFFCAADVMVVTPVRDGMNLVCKEYVACRHDLGGTLVLSEFAGAAAELTSAFLVNPHDLDGVKNALQAALTVDPAEGRRRMRALRRQVLTHDVDRWARSFLEALGTQSSATT, from the coding sequence ATGGCAGCGACCGCGGACTTCATCGTGATCGCCAACCGGCTACCCGTGGACCTGGAGCGCCTCGACGACGGCACCGAGCGGTGGAAGCGCAGCCCCGGTGGGCTGGTGTCCTCGCTGGAGCCGTTCCTGCGCACCCGCAGCGGCGCCTGGGTCGGCTGGCCCGGCGTGCCGGATGCCCAGGTCGAGCCGTTCGAGGAGACCGGGGTGCAGCTGCACCCGGTCACGCTGAGCGCCGCCGAGGTGCGCGACTACTACGAGGGCTTCTCTAACGGAACCCTGTGGCCGCTCTACCACGACGTGGTGGCGCCGCCCGCCTACCACCGGAAGTGGTGGGACGCCTACGTCAAGGTCAACCAGCGTTTCGCCGACGCCACCGCGAAGATCGCGGCCGAGGGCGGCACGGTGTGGGTGCAGGACTACCAGCTGCAGCTGGTGCCCGCGATGCTCCGCGAGCAGCGGCCCGACCTGAAGATCGGGTTCTTCCTGCACATCCCTTTTCCTCCGGTCGAGTTGTTCATGCAGATGCCCTGGCGCGGGGAGATCATCCGGGGGCTGCTCGGGGCCGACCTGGTCGGGTTCCACCGACCGGGTGGTGCCCAGAACTTCCTCTGGCTGGCCCGCAGGCTGCTCGGGCTGGAGCCGACCAGGGGCGCGGTCGGCGTGCGCACCCGGCCCGGTCTGGTTCCGGTGGGTGACCGGCTGGTGCGGGTCGGCGCGTTCCCGATCTCGATCGACTCGGCCGGGCTGGACACCCTCGCCCGGTCCAAGGAGGTCCAGGCGCGCGCGGCCGAGATCCGCCGTGAGCTGGGCAATCCCAAGAAGATCCTGCTCGGTGTGGACCGCCTCGACTACACCAAGGGCATCGACGTCCGGCTGCGCGCGCTGCACGAGCTGCTCGCCGAGGAGCGGATCAACTCACAGGACGTGACGATGATCCAGCTCGCCACCCCCAGCCGCGAGCGGGTCGAGCACTACCAGCAGATGCGCGAGGACATCGAGCGCGGTGTGGGCCGCATCAACGGCGAGTTCGCTCGAGTGGGTCACCCGGCCGTGCACTATTTGCACCAGTCGGTTGATCGGAAAGAACTTGCAGCCTTCTTCTGCGCCGCTGATGTGATGGTGGTGACGCCGGTTCGAGATGGTATGAACCTGGTCTGCAAGGAGTACGTGGCCTGCCGACACGACCTCGGTGGAACACTTGTTCTGAGTGAGTTCGCCGGCGCAGCCGCTGAGCTCACGAGCGCTTTTCTCGTCAACCCGCACGATCTGGATGGCGTGAAGAACGCTCTGCAGGCTGCCCTCACCGTCGATCCGGCCGAGGGCCGCCGTAGGATGCGCGCTTTGCGCCGCCAGGTACTCACCCATGACGTCGACCGCTGGGCTCGATCGTTCCTGGAAGCACTCGGCACGCAGAGCAGCGCAACAACATAG
- the otsB gene encoding trehalose-phosphatase, which yields MTAETLPIELRRAIIQLARTPRLLVACDYDGTLAPIVADPDNARPLPESVNALRSLAALPATTVSVISGRALRDLATLSRLPSEVHLVGSHGSEFDVGFVHELDSAAKDRLTRVRRALEEITADAPGVHLEFKPASVAVHSRRAEPEVGERVFEAVRTGPCTWDDIQVTEGKAVIELAVIQTDKGHALDVLRHQVAASAAFFIGDDVTDEKAFTRLTGPDLGIKVGDGASAAEYHIPDTPDVAIVLAFLLEERRNWLYGEQAVPIERLTMLANERSVALVTPDARLTWLCHPEPDSAAIFADLLGGPSAGHFSIKPERNGLPLGQRYVPGTMTVETRWSKLLVTDYFDHYAPAQRTDLVRVISGNTTALVTFAPRPEFGQVPVSLVAEEGGLRVLGTSDPIVLRSPGVHWEITSDGQHDTAQAVVAVHPGSPVVLELRCGTDDLSEAEAPESERRARADAYWTEWLAGLDLPNTERELVARSALTLRGLQHGETGAFLAAATSSLPEEIGGVRNWDYRYCWVRDAALSAQALVSVGSIAEAEAYLGWLHTVLGTLTSPERLHPLYTLHGTTLGPEAVLDTLPGYAGSRPVRVGNLANQQVQLDVFGPVVDLVKKLTDARGKLTDEDWRMVGAMAEAVTRRWHEPDHGIWEERAAPRHRVYSKVMCWVTLDRAIALGEAYGREVDPGWATLRETIREDVLTNGWNEEVQSFTTAYDGTDLDAATLHIGLSGLIDPTDERFQATVTATEAELRSGVTVYRYHRDDGLPGTEGGWHLCAAWMIESYLLTGRRTEAEELFQQMVDCAGPTGLLPEEYDPVAERSLGNHPQAYSHLGLIRCAQLLDA from the coding sequence TTGACCGCCGAGACCCTCCCCATCGAGTTGCGGCGCGCGATCATTCAGCTCGCTCGGACCCCGAGGCTGCTGGTCGCCTGTGACTACGACGGGACCCTGGCCCCGATCGTCGCCGACCCCGACAACGCCCGGCCCCTGCCGGAGTCGGTGAACGCCCTGCGATCGCTGGCCGCCTTGCCCGCGACGACCGTCTCCGTGATCTCCGGGCGCGCGCTGCGCGACCTGGCCACGCTGTCGCGCCTGCCGTCTGAGGTGCACCTCGTCGGCTCGCACGGTTCGGAGTTCGACGTCGGCTTCGTCCACGAGCTGGACAGCGCCGCCAAGGACCGCCTGACCAGGGTGCGCCGCGCCCTTGAGGAGATCACCGCGGACGCCCCCGGCGTGCACCTGGAGTTCAAGCCCGCCTCGGTGGCGGTGCACTCCCGGCGCGCCGAGCCCGAGGTGGGTGAACGCGTCTTCGAGGCCGTGCGCACCGGCCCGTGCACCTGGGACGACATCCAGGTCACCGAGGGCAAGGCCGTGATCGAGCTGGCCGTGATCCAGACCGACAAGGGCCACGCCCTGGACGTGCTGCGCCACCAGGTCGCGGCCTCCGCCGCGTTCTTCATCGGCGACGACGTCACCGACGAGAAGGCCTTCACCCGCCTCACCGGTCCCGACCTGGGCATCAAGGTCGGCGACGGCGCGAGCGCGGCCGAGTACCACATCCCGGACACGCCGGACGTGGCCATCGTGCTGGCCTTCCTGCTGGAGGAGCGGCGGAACTGGCTCTACGGCGAGCAGGCGGTGCCGATCGAGCGGCTGACCATGCTGGCCAACGAGCGGTCGGTGGCGCTGGTGACCCCGGACGCGCGGCTGACCTGGCTGTGCCACCCGGAGCCGGACTCCGCGGCGATCTTCGCCGACCTGCTCGGCGGCCCGAGCGCGGGCCACTTCTCGATCAAGCCGGAGCGCAACGGTCTGCCGCTGGGCCAGCGTTACGTGCCGGGCACCATGACGGTGGAGACCCGCTGGTCGAAGCTGCTGGTCACCGACTACTTCGACCACTACGCCCCGGCGCAGCGCACCGACCTGGTGCGCGTCATCTCCGGCAACACCACGGCGCTGGTCACCTTCGCGCCGCGGCCGGAGTTCGGTCAGGTCCCGGTGTCCCTGGTCGCCGAGGAGGGCGGCCTGCGCGTGCTGGGCACCTCCGACCCGATCGTGCTGCGCTCCCCGGGCGTGCACTGGGAGATCACCTCCGACGGCCAGCACGACACCGCGCAGGCCGTGGTGGCGGTGCACCCCGGTTCGCCGGTGGTGCTGGAGCTGCGCTGCGGCACCGACGACCTGTCCGAGGCCGAGGCCCCGGAGTCGGAGCGTCGGGCGCGGGCGGATGCCTACTGGACCGAGTGGCTGGCCGGGCTCGACCTGCCCAACACCGAGCGCGAGCTCGTGGCCCGCTCCGCCCTGACCCTGCGCGGCCTCCAGCACGGTGAGACCGGCGCCTTCCTGGCCGCGGCCACCTCCTCACTGCCCGAGGAGATCGGCGGGGTCCGCAACTGGGACTACCGCTACTGCTGGGTCCGCGATGCCGCCCTCTCAGCCCAGGCCCTGGTCTCGGTCGGCTCCATCGCCGAAGCCGAGGCCTACCTCGGCTGGCTGCACACCGTGCTCGGCACCCTGACCAGCCCCGAACGCCTGCACCCCCTCTACACCCTGCACGGCACCACCCTCGGCCCCGAAGCCGTCCTGGACACCCTCCCGGGTTATGCCGGATCCCGCCCCGTCCGGGTCGGCAACCTGGCCAACCAGCAGGTCCAGCTCGACGTCTTCGGCCCCGTCGTGGACCTGGTCAAGAAACTGACCGACGCCCGCGGCAAGCTCACCGACGAGGACTGGCGCATGGTCGGCGCGATGGCCGAGGCCGTCACCCGCCGCTGGCACGAACCCGACCACGGCATCTGGGAGGAACGCGCCGCCCCCCGCCACCGCGTCTACTCCAAGGTCATGTGCTGGGTCACCCTCGACCGCGCCATCGCCCTGGGCGAGGCCTACGGCCGCGAGGTCGACCCGGGCTGGGCCACGCTGCGGGAGACCATCCGCGAGGACGTGCTCACGAATGGGTGGAACGAGGAGGTCCAGTCCTTCACCACCGCCTACGACGGCACCGACCTGGACGCGGCCACCCTGCACATCGGCCTCTCGGGCCTGATCGACCCCACCGACGAGCGCTTCCAGGCCACGGTCACCGCCACCGAGGCCGAGCTGCGCTCCGGGGTGACGGTCTACCGCTACCACCGCGATGACGGCCTGCCCGGCACCGAGGGCGGCTGGCACCTGTGCGCGGCCTGGATGATCGAGTCCTACCTGCTCACCGGTCGCCGCACCGAGGCCGAGGAGCTGTTCCAGCAGATGGTGGACTGCGCCGGACCCACCGGCCTGCTCCCGGAGGAGTACGACCCGGTCGCCGAGCGCTCGCTGGGCAACCACCCGCAGGCCTACTCCCACCTGGGCCTCATCCGCTGCGCCCAGCTGTTGGACGCATAA
- a CDS encoding alpha/beta hydrolase yields MDCDGDPATPLECTTLRAPLDYRAPGGATVDLAVSRVKAADPAKRRGVLLVNPGGPGGSGLDMPLGLLQGFPKEVLARYDLIGFDPRFVGKSSPLGCGFTGSVFDGLWPRLPGPGGFAAEAREAKRVAEQCWAKAGDRLPHATTRNVARDLDLVRAALGEPRISFYGGSYGTYLGAVYGQLFPARVDRMVLDGAINPDKVWHGMNKGWGPAAEAGFTDWAGWAATQDAKYHFGTTAEAVKAHFYALGKALDTKPVSYKEIRFDGNTLREASRLFMYSDHNDPLLAALVADLADGQLTDPAGTGYLDAILATFPADNFNSVFLAVQCGDAQWERNPAKYAVESAVDGRRYPFFGAAASGIGPCAYWPRQREEAATRLLPASHTALVVGATHDTATPYDGAVSLRRHLGERTRLVTLENARMHGLYARYGSACVDNAVTAYLVDGTQPPADLRCAS; encoded by the coding sequence ATGGACTGTGACGGCGACCCCGCCACCCCGCTGGAGTGCACCACCCTGCGCGCACCCCTGGACTACCGTGCCCCCGGTGGCGCGACCGTCGACCTGGCGGTCTCCCGGGTGAAGGCGGCCGACCCGGCCAAGCGGCGCGGTGTGCTGCTGGTCAACCCGGGTGGGCCCGGTGGTTCCGGCCTGGACATGCCGCTCGGGCTGTTGCAGGGCTTCCCCAAGGAGGTCCTGGCCCGGTACGACCTGATCGGCTTCGACCCCCGGTTCGTCGGCAAGAGCAGCCCGCTGGGGTGCGGGTTCACCGGCTCGGTGTTCGACGGCCTGTGGCCCCGCCTGCCCGGACCGGGCGGGTTCGCCGCCGAGGCGCGGGAGGCCAAGCGGGTGGCCGAGCAGTGCTGGGCCAAGGCCGGGGACCGGCTGCCCCACGCCACCACCCGCAACGTGGCCCGCGACCTGGACCTGGTCCGGGCCGCCCTGGGTGAGCCGCGGATCAGTTTCTACGGCGGCTCCTACGGCACCTACCTCGGCGCGGTGTACGGGCAGCTGTTCCCGGCACGGGTGGACCGCATGGTGCTGGACGGCGCGATCAACCCGGACAAGGTCTGGCACGGCATGAACAAGGGCTGGGGCCCGGCCGCCGAGGCGGGCTTCACCGACTGGGCCGGGTGGGCGGCCACCCAGGACGCCAAGTACCACTTCGGCACCACGGCCGAGGCGGTCAAGGCGCACTTCTACGCACTGGGCAAGGCCCTGGACACCAAGCCGGTGTCGTACAAGGAGATCCGCTTCGACGGCAACACGCTGCGCGAGGCCAGCCGCCTGTTCATGTACAGCGACCACAACGACCCGCTGCTGGCCGCCCTGGTCGCCGACCTCGCCGACGGCCAGCTGACCGACCCGGCCGGGACCGGCTACCTGGACGCGATCCTGGCCACCTTCCCGGCGGACAACTTCAACTCGGTGTTCCTGGCCGTGCAGTGCGGTGACGCCCAGTGGGAGCGCAACCCGGCCAAGTACGCGGTCGAGTCCGCCGTGGACGGCCGCCGCTACCCGTTCTTCGGCGCGGCGGCCTCGGGCATCGGACCGTGCGCGTACTGGCCGCGCCAGCGCGAGGAGGCGGCCACCCGCCTGCTCCCGGCCAGCCACACCGCCCTGGTCGTGGGCGCCACCCACGACACCGCGACCCCCTACGACGGCGCGGTCAGCCTCCGCCGCCACCTGGGCGAGCGCACCCGACTGGTCACGCTGGAGAACGCCCGCATGCACGGCCTGTACGCCCGCTACGGCAGCGCCTGCGTGGACAACGCGGTCACCGCGTACCTGGTGGACGGCACCCAGCCCCCGGCGGACCTGAGGTGCGCGAGCTGA
- a CDS encoding SDR family oxidoreductase gives MAKILIIGATGTIGGLTLAEAVRRGAEVRALVRSKARASALAGSAELVEGDLADREAVRVALKGVDAALYVSPHEANEVELARVFGEEAERAGARLVFGGFHIADPDVRAAAAQAMPAYTGKLNLAAALAGTDTRPVMLTITNFNQNDEQFREDILNGVFPTPLHPGGVNRVDIRDAAEILTTALTDLSFPAGTYKVVGPESLNGEQVAKIWSEELGIPVRYTGDDPNWREHFATRLSAQKLKDWISSFELLSAAEIPTDPAEVGAATDLLGHAPRSFRDYARDAAARWR, from the coding sequence GTGGCCAAGATCCTGATCATCGGTGCGACCGGCACCATCGGCGGTTTGACGCTGGCCGAGGCGGTGCGCCGGGGAGCCGAGGTCCGGGCGCTGGTGCGCAGCAAGGCCCGGGCGAGCGCGCTGGCCGGTTCGGCTGAGCTGGTCGAGGGCGACCTGGCCGACCGCGAGGCGGTGCGGGTGGCGCTCAAGGGCGTGGACGCGGCGCTCTACGTCTCCCCGCACGAGGCGAACGAGGTCGAGCTGGCCCGGGTCTTCGGCGAGGAGGCCGAGCGGGCGGGCGCGCGGCTGGTCTTCGGCGGCTTCCACATCGCCGACCCGGACGTGCGGGCCGCCGCGGCCCAGGCGATGCCCGCCTACACCGGCAAGCTGAACCTGGCCGCCGCGCTGGCCGGGACCGACACCCGGCCGGTGATGCTCACCATCACCAACTTCAACCAGAACGACGAGCAGTTCCGCGAGGACATCCTCAACGGCGTCTTCCCGACCCCGCTGCACCCCGGCGGGGTCAACCGGGTGGACATCCGGGACGCCGCTGAGATCCTGACCACCGCGCTAACCGACTTGAGCTTCCCGGCGGGCACGTACAAGGTGGTCGGCCCGGAGTCGCTCAACGGCGAGCAGGTGGCCAAGATCTGGTCCGAGGAGCTGGGCATCCCGGTGCGCTACACCGGCGACGACCCGAACTGGCGCGAGCACTTCGCGACGCGGCTGTCCGCCCAGAAGCTCAAGGACTGGATCAGCAGCTTCGAGCTGCTCAGCGCGGCCGAGATCCCCACCGACCCGGCGGAGGTCGGGGCGGCGACCGACCTGCTCGGCCACGCGCCCCGCTCCTTCCGCGACTACGCCAGGGACGCGGCCGCCCGCTGGCGCTGA
- a CDS encoding TetR/AcrR family transcriptional regulator, producing the protein MTATPTRRQAAAALTRERVLAAARQLFLTSAYEDVKAGDIAKAAGVAHGLVFHHFGNKQGLYQEVLCQIGREVLALHVHDPELPLGRRIRQSHAAHLAYLAEHPDIAQILLLRTPDRDEARFEDVREQGNRNLADNLGLDYDRPAVRLALRLYATAADQLARDFLTGSPFDAATVVEVLMTVLAGVLRAARTADPGLDIDKILELLAVP; encoded by the coding sequence ATGACAGCGACCCCCACGCGCAGGCAGGCGGCCGCGGCGTTGACCCGGGAGCGGGTGCTGGCCGCGGCGCGGCAGCTGTTCCTCACCTCGGCCTACGAGGACGTGAAGGCGGGCGACATCGCCAAGGCGGCGGGTGTCGCGCACGGCCTGGTGTTCCACCACTTCGGCAACAAGCAGGGCCTCTACCAGGAGGTGCTGTGCCAGATCGGGCGCGAGGTGCTGGCCCTGCACGTGCACGACCCGGAGCTGCCGCTGGGCAGGCGCATCCGGCAGTCGCACGCCGCGCACCTGGCCTACCTCGCCGAGCACCCCGACATCGCGCAGATCCTGCTGCTGCGCACCCCCGACCGGGACGAGGCGCGGTTCGAGGACGTCCGCGAACAGGGCAACCGCAACCTCGCGGACAACCTCGGCCTGGACTACGACCGCCCGGCGGTGCGGCTGGCCCTGCGGCTGTACGCGACCGCGGCCGACCAGCTGGCCCGGGACTTCCTCACCGGGTCCCCCTTCGACGCGGCGACCGTGGTCGAGGTGCTGATGACCGTGCTCGCGGGTGTCCTGCGCGCCGCGCGGACGGCCGATCCCGGACTCGACATCGACAAGATCCTCGAACTCCTCGCGGTGCCCTGA
- a CDS encoding TetR/AcrR family transcriptional regulator: MTQAARTRGRLNRELVLAKAIELMDAAGLDGLTIRALAAALGARPMAIYTYFAGKDELLVAAYEELVSRLPLPVVEDGVEGLKRHLRERRAQMLAHPCALQLLVWLDRPTEHDLRLGEAAYSCLLHAGLSPRDALVRAAAASWLVVGNLVSKTARANPEGQVPEFAPEVFPALHAVAAALSGLDADAMFEAGLELALGAAASS; encoded by the coding sequence ATGACTCAGGCGGCGCGCACCCGGGGCAGGCTGAACCGGGAGCTGGTCCTGGCCAAGGCGATCGAGCTGATGGACGCCGCCGGTCTGGACGGGCTGACCATCCGGGCCCTGGCCGCCGCGCTGGGCGCCAGGCCGATGGCCATCTACACCTACTTCGCGGGCAAGGACGAGCTGCTGGTCGCCGCCTACGAGGAGCTGGTCTCCAGGCTGCCGCTGCCCGTGGTCGAGGACGGGGTCGAGGGCCTCAAGCGGCACCTGCGGGAGCGCCGGGCGCAGATGCTGGCCCACCCGTGCGCGTTGCAGCTGCTGGTCTGGCTGGACCGGCCCACCGAGCACGACCTGCGCCTGGGCGAGGCGGCCTACTCCTGCCTGCTGCACGCCGGGCTGTCCCCGAGGGACGCGCTGGTGCGCGCCGCGGCGGCGAGCTGGCTCGTGGTGGGCAACCTGGTCAGCAAGACTGCCCGGGCCAACCCGGAGGGGCAGGTCCCCGAGTTCGCCCCCGAGGTGTTCCCGGCCCTGCACGCGGTGGCCGCCGCCCTGTCCGGCCTGGACGCGGACGCGATGTTCGAGGCCGGGCTGGAGCTCGCGCTCGGGGCTGCTGCGAGCAGCTGA
- a CDS encoding LacI family DNA-binding transcriptional regulator: MARSLNARRPATLASLAAELGVSRTTVSNAYNRPDQLSPELRRRVLETARRLGYPGPDPVARSLRTRKAGAVGLLLTENLSYAFRDPAAIAFLEGLALACEDAGQGLLLVPANPEREDVASVHRAGVDGFVVYSVPEDDPHLAAVLERPVPTVVCDQPEIASVDRVGIDDRAAMGRMAKHLIELGHRRIGVVCMRLARDRNDTFVSVDRQHEARFHVQRSRLEALATAFAGAGVDWTGVPVVERFDHTIASGSSAAAQLLDRDPEITAIICTSDILGLGALAEAERRGLRVPQDLTITGFDGIPDAERAGLTTVRQPVLEKGRAAGRLLLDTVDPGRPRTVTLDTELIIGTSSGAPKPAAQQWYGP; encoded by the coding sequence ATGGCGCGCTCCTTGAACGCGCGGCGCCCTGCGACACTGGCGTCGCTGGCAGCTGAGCTCGGGGTCTCCCGCACGACGGTGTCCAACGCTTACAACCGCCCTGACCAGCTCTCTCCCGAGCTGCGCAGGCGGGTGCTGGAAACCGCGCGCAGGCTGGGCTACCCCGGGCCGGACCCGGTCGCGCGCTCCCTGCGCACCCGCAAGGCGGGCGCCGTCGGGCTGCTGCTCACCGAGAACCTCTCCTACGCCTTCCGCGACCCAGCGGCCATCGCCTTCCTTGAGGGCCTGGCACTGGCGTGCGAGGACGCGGGGCAGGGGCTGCTGCTGGTGCCCGCGAACCCCGAACGGGAGGACGTCGCCTCGGTGCACCGCGCCGGGGTGGACGGCTTCGTCGTGTACTCGGTGCCCGAGGACGACCCGCACCTGGCCGCCGTGCTGGAGCGCCCGGTGCCCACCGTGGTGTGCGACCAGCCCGAGATCGCCTCGGTGGACCGGGTCGGCATCGACGACCGCGCCGCCATGGGCCGCATGGCCAAGCACCTCATCGAGCTGGGCCACCGCCGCATCGGCGTGGTCTGCATGCGCCTGGCGCGCGACCGCAACGACACCTTCGTCAGCGTGGACCGCCAGCACGAGGCCCGCTTCCACGTGCAGCGCTCGCGCCTGGAGGCGCTGGCCACCGCGTTCGCCGGGGCCGGGGTCGACTGGACCGGCGTGCCGGTGGTCGAGCGCTTCGACCACACCATCGCCTCCGGCTCCTCGGCCGCCGCGCAGCTGCTCGACCGCGACCCGGAGATCACCGCGATCATCTGCACCTCGGACATCCTCGGGCTGGGTGCCCTGGCCGAGGCCGAGCGCCGGGGCCTGCGCGTGCCGCAGGACCTCACCATCACCGGTTTCGACGGCATCCCGGACGCCGAGCGCGCCGGGCTGACCACCGTGCGCCAGCCGGTGCTGGAGAAGGGCCGCGCGGCGGGCAGGCTGCTGCTGGACACCGTCGACCCGGGCCGCCCGCGCACGGTCACGCTGGACACCGAGCTGATCATCGGGACGTCCTCGGGCGCGCCTAAGCCAGCCGCTCAGCAGTGGTACGGCCCCTGA
- a CDS encoding LacI family DNA-binding transcriptional regulator, producing MTGLADIAKAAGVSISTVSRVLNRRAGVNEATRQRVLGVLADLPYTPRGLGALQRTGVIGLLVPELSNPVFPAFAEALETRAARAGYGSLLCNTRSASLRAEDNGNGERELVEEEYVRMLLARGVEGMVFVSPEINNTEDGGAGYYGKLLADGVQMVFVNGGAPALDVPDVTVDEQVAGYLAARHLVELGHRRVGFVCGPARSLPSRLKRAGWSAALEEAGLPADPALVAHAPYGAAGGAQAMGRLLDGAKPTAVICSSDHMALGAMREAHRRGLVVPRDMSIVGFDDIPLAAYCSPALTTLAQPIEEMARAAVDELVNRLNPAVRRGGGSYSRVFRPKLVVRESTAPPS from the coding sequence GTGACGGGTCTTGCCGATATCGCGAAGGCGGCCGGGGTCAGCATCTCCACGGTCAGCCGGGTGCTCAACCGGCGCGCGGGGGTCAACGAGGCCACCCGGCAACGGGTGCTCGGTGTGCTCGCCGACCTGCCCTACACCCCGCGCGGCCTGGGTGCCCTGCAACGCACCGGTGTGATCGGCCTGCTGGTGCCCGAGCTGTCCAACCCGGTGTTCCCCGCCTTCGCCGAGGCGCTGGAGACCCGCGCCGCGCGGGCGGGCTACGGCTCGCTGCTGTGCAACACCCGCTCGGCCAGCCTGCGCGCCGAGGACAACGGCAACGGCGAACGCGAGCTGGTCGAGGAGGAGTACGTCCGGATGCTCCTGGCGCGCGGCGTCGAGGGCATGGTGTTCGTCTCGCCGGAGATCAACAACACCGAGGACGGCGGCGCGGGCTACTACGGCAAGCTGTTGGCCGACGGGGTGCAGATGGTCTTCGTCAACGGCGGCGCGCCCGCGCTGGACGTCCCGGACGTGACGGTGGACGAGCAGGTCGCGGGCTACCTGGCCGCCCGGCACCTGGTCGAGCTCGGCCACCGGCGGGTGGGCTTCGTGTGCGGCCCGGCCCGGTCGCTGCCCTCGCGGCTCAAGCGCGCGGGCTGGTCGGCCGCGCTGGAGGAGGCCGGGCTGCCCGCAGACCCGGCGCTGGTCGCGCACGCCCCGTACGGCGCGGCCGGGGGCGCGCAGGCGATGGGCAGGCTGCTGGACGGTGCCAAGCCGACCGCGGTGATCTGCTCCTCCGACCACATGGCCCTGGGCGCGATGCGCGAGGCGCACCGGCGCGGATTGGTCGTGCCCCGGGACATGTCGATCGTCGGCTTCGACGACATCCCGCTGGCCGCCTACTGCTCCCCGGCGCTGACCACGCTGGCCCAGCCGATCGAGGAGATGGCCCGCGCGGCGGTGGACGAACTGGTGAACCGGCTGAACCCGGCCGTCCGCCGAGGTGGTGGCAGCTACAGCCGGGTGTTCCGGCCGAAGCTCGTGGTCAGGGAGTCAACCGCGCCGCCTTCCTGA
- a CDS encoding extracellular solute-binding protein gives MRRTSRGRVSTLAKAATLGLTGALALTACGGGGAAGDPNKVVYWDTSGPNESPVFKKIAEGCASKDGYQVSVETVAFDQARNNYKTSAQGGQGPDVFRAEVAWVPELANNGLVVDLTETPLGKDTADFLEVPLGSTKFNGKSYGVPQVTDALALYYNKKALADAGIAVPRTWDDVKAAGAKLGEKALFINNDGYYSLPFIYSQGGDLVDTSAKKIVVNSPESVKGLETAKGLLDAKAAQTAQDPTNSNTNMKAAFSTGGVAMVIDGPWAAVDLLKGEAFKDAANLGIAPVPAGSAGSSSPVGGHDYVIRQGTKAKDNAIKLVQCMASAESQATVAKELGLLPTRKSVYDIAEVKAQAVVAGFTPVVQKAHPRPWIPQGGELFDPLKVAYADVLSGKKTPKAALDEVAKTYKDQVVQDYS, from the coding sequence ATGCGACGCACTTCCCGAGGACGGGTCTCCACGCTCGCCAAGGCCGCCACCCTCGGCCTGACCGGTGCCCTCGCGCTCACCGCGTGCGGTGGGGGCGGGGCGGCGGGCGACCCCAACAAGGTCGTCTACTGGGACACCAGCGGTCCCAACGAGTCCCCGGTGTTCAAGAAGATCGCCGAGGGCTGCGCGAGCAAGGACGGCTACCAGGTCTCGGTGGAGACCGTCGCCTTCGACCAGGCCCGCAACAACTACAAGACCAGCGCCCAGGGCGGTCAGGGCCCGGACGTCTTCCGCGCCGAGGTGGCCTGGGTGCCCGAGCTGGCCAACAACGGCCTGGTCGTGGACCTCACCGAGACCCCGCTCGGCAAGGACACCGCGGACTTCCTCGAGGTCCCGCTCGGCTCCACCAAGTTCAACGGCAAGAGCTACGGCGTCCCGCAGGTCACCGACGCGCTCGCGCTGTACTACAACAAGAAGGCGCTGGCCGACGCCGGGATCGCGGTGCCGCGGACCTGGGACGACGTCAAGGCCGCGGGCGCCAAGCTCGGCGAGAAGGCGCTGTTCATCAACAACGACGGCTACTACTCGCTGCCGTTCATCTACAGCCAGGGCGGCGACCTCGTCGACACCTCGGCCAAGAAGATCGTGGTGAACTCGCCGGAGTCGGTGAAGGGCCTGGAGACCGCGAAGGGCCTGCTGGACGCCAAGGCCGCGCAGACCGCGCAGGACCCGACCAACTCCAACACCAACATGAAGGCCGCCTTCTCCACCGGCGGCGTGGCCATGGTCATCGACGGCCCGTGGGCCGCGGTCGACCTGCTCAAGGGCGAGGCGTTCAAGGACGCGGCCAACCTGGGCATCGCGCCGGTCCCCGCGGGCAGCGCCGGCTCCAGCTCCCCGGTCGGCGGCCACGACTACGTGATCCGCCAGGGCACCAAGGCCAAGGACAACGCGATCAAGCTGGTGCAGTGCATGGCCAGCGCGGAGTCCCAGGCCACCGTGGCCAAGGAGCTCGGCCTGCTGCCGACCCGCAAGTCCGTCTACGACATCGCCGAGGTCAAGGCCCAGGCGGTGGTCGCGGGCTTCACCCCCGTGGTGCAGAAGGCGCACCCCCGCCCGTGGATCCCCCAGGGCGGCGAGCTGTTCGACCCGCTGAAGGTCGCCTACGCCGACGTGCTCTCCGGCAAGAAGACGCCGAAGGCCGCGCTGGACGAGGTCGCCAAGACCTACAAGGACCAGGTCGTCCAGGACTACTCGTGA